Proteins encoded in a region of the Mycolicibacterium neoaurum genome:
- a CDS encoding MSMEG_0568 family radical SAM protein: MTISTRVDLALMGFRGQPPVSRTSGAGPSADGHLVIDGLNAAIPRNDDSPFVFDGTRVLRDGVDTGLDIDVVERPRFYDLRTADGVPYEKIARLHGRNVLATTVVQTCIRYDAEQRCRFCTIEESLRTNSTTAVKRPAELAEVAAAAVRLDGVTQMVMTTGTSAGTDRGARHLARCVRAVTAAVPELPIQVQCEPPADLSVIGDLHEAGAAAIGIHVESLDDDVRRRWMPGKATVPLEQYRDAWREAVRVFGRNQVSTYLLVGLGEDPDDLVAGAAELIDMGVYPFVVPYRPQAGSLAVEVDHARAPDSALVEKISREVATKLTMAGMAGAEQRAGCAACGACSVLQGLGA; this comes from the coding sequence ACCGGTGAGCCGCACCTCGGGCGCAGGCCCGAGCGCCGATGGACACCTCGTCATCGACGGTCTCAATGCCGCGATCCCACGAAACGATGACAGTCCGTTCGTGTTCGACGGCACCAGGGTGCTTCGCGACGGTGTGGACACCGGGTTGGACATCGACGTGGTCGAGCGCCCACGCTTCTACGATCTACGAACCGCCGACGGTGTCCCGTACGAGAAGATCGCTCGGCTGCATGGCCGCAACGTGCTGGCCACCACGGTGGTGCAGACATGCATTCGCTACGACGCCGAACAGCGCTGCCGTTTCTGCACCATCGAAGAGTCCCTGCGCACGAACTCGACCACTGCGGTCAAACGACCGGCCGAGTTGGCCGAAGTGGCCGCGGCAGCGGTACGGCTGGACGGGGTGACACAAATGGTCATGACCACGGGTACATCCGCCGGAACCGACCGGGGGGCAAGACATCTGGCCCGATGCGTTCGAGCGGTCACGGCGGCGGTCCCGGAACTGCCCATCCAGGTGCAGTGCGAGCCTCCCGCCGATCTGTCCGTCATCGGTGACCTTCATGAAGCAGGGGCCGCCGCGATCGGTATCCACGTCGAATCACTCGATGACGACGTGCGCCGGCGGTGGATGCCCGGCAAGGCGACCGTACCGTTGGAGCAGTACCGCGACGCCTGGCGGGAAGCCGTCCGCGTATTCGGCCGCAACCAGGTGTCCACCTATCTACTCGTCGGCCTGGGCGAGGACCCCGACGACCTGGTGGCCGGCGCCGCCGAGTTGATCGACATGGGGGTCTATCCGTTCGTCGTGCCCTACCGCCCCCAGGCCGGGTCACTGGCGGTCGAGGTCGATCATGCGAGGGCGCCGGATTCCGCACTGGTGGAGAAGATATCTCGCGAGGTGGCTACCAAACTGACGATGGCGGGCATGGCCGGCGCCGAACAACGCGCCGGCTGCGCGGCCTGTGGTGCGTGCTCGGTGCTGCAAGGGCTCGGAGCGTGA